One part of the Ornithodoros turicata isolate Travis chromosome 2, ASM3712646v1, whole genome shotgun sequence genome encodes these proteins:
- the LOC135385283 gene encoding uncharacterized protein LOC135385283 isoform X2 has product MKTADYRCEMERAGAHSSCSKLESADQNDIIFHQRGPSAGPINPFVAPPPGAPIVLETPPRQQSPPSPGSLQEQLSGSQGAQPGDVGSMQKQLSSPGSSSDKNVQPKKPSDQSTTETTTLSQEVMGPGPGPEAIAEAALSSDALYAEKPGIRILTTEKITRRQYVYNMEKDGLDECRLDPDRNMAQERWGHEQEPGEHKYYVPPTHDQQKPPEVLQQALDTTIFEDSDTGKVRLNVTCKSSTALHKSGTNVTAPQNQQPPVYSGEYLTGYPPVPERFGEYYPPPGYPAPAPPGYAGSTYYAPPPGYYPQYRPEYYPPQPPPPLTYPAPNYPASPSYRLGPAYWKHPRKRGSKTGPTINTDIIFDINVNKLPSKATKSDDSNGTVSTSSTTTTSSSKAKEKREKKSKSSTSSNTSSGKVTSNNNVKSDSTKPNTTSKTNTNTKVKSTSGYNSQSRSRQKRAVSPLLENNMRRKSNSRSASQVKSNSRSASQVKSSSQPGSNQSIKSNSKQDQRGSNNNSKPNSDQRGSSLCRCGHDSRKCRACEPPVMEEVTE; this is encoded by the coding sequence ATGAAGACAGCTGATTACCGATGCGAAATGGAGCGTGCTGGCGCGCACAGCTCGTGCTCCAAGTTGGAAAGCGCTGATCAGAACGACATCATATTTCATCAACGTGGGCCTAGTGCGGGACCAATAAATCCATTTGTTGCTCCACCCCCGGGCGCTCCTATCGTTTTAGAGACGCCTCCAAGACAACAGTCTCCTCCTTCACCTGGCAGTCTCCAAGAACAACTGTCCGGCAGTCAGGGGGCTCAACCAGGGGATGTTGGATCAATGCAGAAACAATTGTCGTCCCCTGGTTCGAGTTCCGACAAAAATGTACAACCTAAGAAACCTAGCGATCAGTCCACCACGGAGACCACAACCTTGTCTCAGGAGGTCATGGGTCCTGGCCCAGGCCCCGAAGCTATTGCCGAAGCTGCCCTGAGCAGCGATGCACTGTATGCAGAGAAACCGGGAATTCGCATTTTGACGACTGAGAAAATTACTCGCCGCCAGTACGTGTACAACATGGAGAAAGACGGCCTGGATGAATGTCGTCTCGACCCTGATAGGAATATGGCTCAGGAAAGGTGGGGGCACGAACAAGAACCTGGGGAGCATAAGTATTATGTTCCACCAACTCATGACCAACAGAAACCCCCTGAAGTGTTACAACAAGCGCTGGACACCACGATATTCGAAGACAGCGATACCGGCAAGGTACGCTTAAATGTTACGTGCAAGAGCagcacagccttgcacaagagTGGAACGAATGTAACAGCGCCTCAAAATCAACAACCTCCTGTTTACTCCGGAGAGTACCTCACAGGGTACCCTCCTGTGCCTGAACGTTTCGGCGAATATTATCCGCCTCCCGGTTATCCCGCACCAGCACCTCCAGGTTATGCTGGATCTACTTATTACGCACCTCCTCCAGGGTACTACCCCCAGTACAGACCTGAATATTACCCCCCACAGCCGCCGCCGCCTCTGACATATCCTGCTCCTAATTATCCCGCGTCGCCCTCGTATCGACTGGGCCCTGCCTACTGGAAACACCCTCGGAAACGGGGTTCCAAAACTGGACCGACTATAAACACGGACATTATTTTTGACATAAATGTCAACAAACTGCCGTCCAAGGCCACCAAGTCCGATGATAGCAACGGAACCGTTTCAACTTCGAGCACTACAACCACCAGTAGCTCCAAAGCGAAGGAGAAGCGTGAAAAAAAATCAAAGTCGAGCACCAGTTCGAATACATCGTCTGGAAAGgtcacaagcaacaacaatgTCAAGTCAGACAGTACTAAGCCAAACACTACGTCCAAAACCAATACCAATACTAAGGTCAAATCGACAAGTGGATACAATAGCCAATCAAGAAGCAGACAGAAGAGAGCAGTGTCACCACTTTTGGAAAACAATATGCGAAGAAAGTCAAACAGTAGATCCGCGAGCCAAGTAAAGTCAAACAGTAGATCCGCGAGCCAAGTAAAGTCAAGCAGCCAGCCTGGCAGTAACCAAAGTATTAAGTCCAACAGTAAACAAGATCAACGCGGCAGTAACAATAACTCGAAGCCGAACAGCGACCAGCGTGGCTCATCGCTATGTAGATGCGGCCACGACAGCAGGAAGTGCAGGGCCTGTGAGCCGCCAGTGATGGAAGAAGTTACTGAATAA
- the LOC135385283 gene encoding uncharacterized protein LOC135385283 isoform X1: protein MFGICGCGSDSEEEEARREKQRKILEYKRKKQLMMQRQNMPATEGQVVPEFSEPPQGLEPQFAGTTRSNAAMKTADYRCEMERAGAHSSCSKLESADQNDIIFHQRGPSAGPINPFVAPPPGAPIVLETPPRQQSPPSPGSLQEQLSGSQGAQPGDVGSMQKQLSSPGSSSDKNVQPKKPSDQSTTETTTLSQEVMGPGPGPEAIAEAALSSDALYAEKPGIRILTTEKITRRQYVYNMEKDGLDECRLDPDRNMAQERWGHEQEPGEHKYYVPPTHDQQKPPEVLQQALDTTIFEDSDTGKVRLNVTCKSSTALHKSGTNVTAPQNQQPPVYSGEYLTGYPPVPERFGEYYPPPGYPAPAPPGYAGSTYYAPPPGYYPQYRPEYYPPQPPPPLTYPAPNYPASPSYRLGPAYWKHPRKRGSKTGPTINTDIIFDINVNKLPSKATKSDDSNGTVSTSSTTTTSSSKAKEKREKKSKSSTSSNTSSGKVTSNNNVKSDSTKPNTTSKTNTNTKVKSTSGYNSQSRSRQKRAVSPLLENNMRRKSNSRSASQVKSNSRSASQVKSSSQPGSNQSIKSNSKQDQRGSNNNSKPNSDQRGSSLCRCGHDSRKCRACEPPVMEEVTE, encoded by the coding sequence TGCCGGTACTACGCGAAGCAATGCTGCAATGAAGACAGCTGATTACCGATGCGAAATGGAGCGTGCTGGCGCGCACAGCTCGTGCTCCAAGTTGGAAAGCGCTGATCAGAACGACATCATATTTCATCAACGTGGGCCTAGTGCGGGACCAATAAATCCATTTGTTGCTCCACCCCCGGGCGCTCCTATCGTTTTAGAGACGCCTCCAAGACAACAGTCTCCTCCTTCACCTGGCAGTCTCCAAGAACAACTGTCCGGCAGTCAGGGGGCTCAACCAGGGGATGTTGGATCAATGCAGAAACAATTGTCGTCCCCTGGTTCGAGTTCCGACAAAAATGTACAACCTAAGAAACCTAGCGATCAGTCCACCACGGAGACCACAACCTTGTCTCAGGAGGTCATGGGTCCTGGCCCAGGCCCCGAAGCTATTGCCGAAGCTGCCCTGAGCAGCGATGCACTGTATGCAGAGAAACCGGGAATTCGCATTTTGACGACTGAGAAAATTACTCGCCGCCAGTACGTGTACAACATGGAGAAAGACGGCCTGGATGAATGTCGTCTCGACCCTGATAGGAATATGGCTCAGGAAAGGTGGGGGCACGAACAAGAACCTGGGGAGCATAAGTATTATGTTCCACCAACTCATGACCAACAGAAACCCCCTGAAGTGTTACAACAAGCGCTGGACACCACGATATTCGAAGACAGCGATACCGGCAAGGTACGCTTAAATGTTACGTGCAAGAGCagcacagccttgcacaagagTGGAACGAATGTAACAGCGCCTCAAAATCAACAACCTCCTGTTTACTCCGGAGAGTACCTCACAGGGTACCCTCCTGTGCCTGAACGTTTCGGCGAATATTATCCGCCTCCCGGTTATCCCGCACCAGCACCTCCAGGTTATGCTGGATCTACTTATTACGCACCTCCTCCAGGGTACTACCCCCAGTACAGACCTGAATATTACCCCCCACAGCCGCCGCCGCCTCTGACATATCCTGCTCCTAATTATCCCGCGTCGCCCTCGTATCGACTGGGCCCTGCCTACTGGAAACACCCTCGGAAACGGGGTTCCAAAACTGGACCGACTATAAACACGGACATTATTTTTGACATAAATGTCAACAAACTGCCGTCCAAGGCCACCAAGTCCGATGATAGCAACGGAACCGTTTCAACTTCGAGCACTACAACCACCAGTAGCTCCAAAGCGAAGGAGAAGCGTGAAAAAAAATCAAAGTCGAGCACCAGTTCGAATACATCGTCTGGAAAGgtcacaagcaacaacaatgTCAAGTCAGACAGTACTAAGCCAAACACTACGTCCAAAACCAATACCAATACTAAGGTCAAATCGACAAGTGGATACAATAGCCAATCAAGAAGCAGACAGAAGAGAGCAGTGTCACCACTTTTGGAAAACAATATGCGAAGAAAGTCAAACAGTAGATCCGCGAGCCAAGTAAAGTCAAACAGTAGATCCGCGAGCCAAGTAAAGTCAAGCAGCCAGCCTGGCAGTAACCAAAGTATTAAGTCCAACAGTAAACAAGATCAACGCGGCAGTAACAATAACTCGAAGCCGAACAGCGACCAGCGTGGCTCATCGCTATGTAGATGCGGCCACGACAGCAGGAAGTGCAGGGCCTGTGAGCCGCCAGTGATGGAAGAAGTTACTGAATAA